The following coding sequences are from one Streptomyces angustmyceticus window:
- the nuoK gene encoding NADH-quinone oxidoreductase subunit NuoK, with translation MNPVYYLYLAALLFTIGAAGVLIRRNAIVVFMCIELMLNACNLAFVTFSRMHGNLDGQIIAFFTMVVAAAEVVVGLAIIVSIFRTRHTASVDDASLMKL, from the coding sequence ATGAACCCGGTCTACTACCTCTATCTCGCCGCCCTGTTGTTCACCATCGGCGCGGCCGGGGTGCTGATCAGGCGGAACGCCATCGTGGTGTTCATGTGCATCGAGCTGATGCTCAACGCCTGCAATCTCGCCTTCGTCACCTTCTCGCGGATGCACGGGAATCTGGACGGCCAGATCATCGCCTTCTTCACGATGGTCGTCGCCGCGGCCGAGGTCGTGGTGGGCCTGGCGATCATCGTGTCGATCTTCCGCACCCGTCATACGGCCTCGGTCGACGACGCCAGCCTGATGAAGCTGTAA
- the nuoI gene encoding NADH-quinone oxidoreductase subunit NuoI, with amino-acid sequence MPEFQNPVAGFGVTFKAMFKKRLTEQYPEEKKPTAPRFHGRHQLNRHPDGLEKCIGCELCAWACPADAIYVEGADNTPEERYSPGERYGRVYQINYLRCILCGLCVEACPTRALTMTNEYELADRSRESLIYTKEELLAGLSETMVDSPHAIYPGMTEKDYYQGLVTEAAPGTVRQVAVSKGEKADGTAPEKGAHA; translated from the coding sequence GTGCCTGAGTTCCAGAACCCCGTGGCCGGCTTCGGCGTGACCTTCAAGGCCATGTTCAAGAAGCGGCTGACCGAGCAGTACCCGGAGGAGAAGAAGCCGACGGCGCCGCGTTTCCACGGCCGCCACCAGCTCAACCGCCATCCGGACGGGCTGGAGAAGTGCATCGGCTGCGAGCTGTGCGCCTGGGCCTGCCCGGCGGACGCGATCTATGTCGAGGGCGCGGACAACACCCCCGAGGAGCGCTACTCCCCCGGGGAGCGCTACGGCCGCGTCTACCAGATCAACTATCTGCGCTGCATCCTGTGCGGCCTGTGCGTGGAGGCGTGCCCCACCCGCGCGCTGACGATGACCAACGAGTACGAACTCGCCGACCGGTCCCGCGAATCGCTCATCTACACCAAGGAGGAGCTGCTCGCGGGCCTGTCGGAGACGATGGTCGACTCGCCGCACGCGATCTACCCCGGCATGACGGAGAAGGACTACTACCAGGGCCTGGTGACCGAGGCCGCTCCGGGGACCGTCCGTCAGGTCGCGGTCTCCAAGGGCGAGAAGGCCGACGGGACCGCCCCGGAGAAGGGGGCGCACGCATGA
- the nuoL gene encoding NADH-quinone oxidoreductase subunit L, which translates to MENLIALLVAAPLVGAALLLCGGTRLDRTGHLIGTLFSVASFAVGVALFADMLGRGAEDRALHQHLFTWIPVGGFHADIAFQLDQLSMTFVLLITGVGSLIHIYSIGYMEHDERRRRFFGYLNLFLAAMLLLVLADNYLLLYVGWEGVGLASYLLIGFWQHKPSAATAAKKAFLVNRVGDMGLSIAIMLMFTTFGTFAFGPVLAATGDTSEGRLTAIGLMLLLAACGKSAQVPLQSWLGDAMEGPTPVSALIHAATMVTAGVYLITRSGAIFNAAPTAQLAVVVVGAVTLLFGAIVGCAKDDIKKALAGSTMSQIGYMILAAGLGPIGYAFAIMHLVTHGFFKAGLFLGAGSVMHGMNDEVDMRRYGGLRTYMPVTFLTFGLGYLAIIGFPGLSGFFSKDKIIEAAFAKGGTEGWILGGAALLGAAITAFYMTRVMLMTFFGEKRWNPDEVHPHESPKVMTLPMVVLAVGSVFAGGLFSVNESFVKWLEPVTSFAHGHSPVSATTVTASTIVVLLLGVGVAWMMYGRKPVPALAPRGSLLTRAARRDLLQDDFNHVVFVRGGEHLTDTLVQVDRSLVDGAVNGTAASMGGLSGLLRRLQTGFVRSYAVQMLGGAAVLVAATLLMRGV; encoded by the coding sequence GTGGAGAACTTGATCGCGCTGCTCGTCGCGGCACCGCTGGTCGGTGCGGCCCTGCTGCTGTGCGGCGGCACCCGACTCGACCGCACCGGCCACCTGATCGGCACGCTGTTCTCGGTGGCGTCGTTCGCCGTCGGGGTGGCGCTCTTCGCCGACATGCTCGGCCGGGGCGCCGAGGACCGTGCCCTGCACCAGCACCTGTTCACCTGGATTCCGGTCGGCGGCTTCCACGCCGACATCGCCTTCCAGCTCGACCAGCTGTCGATGACCTTCGTCCTGCTGATCACCGGTGTCGGATCGCTGATCCACATCTACTCGATCGGTTATATGGAGCACGACGAGCGGCGCCGCCGCTTCTTCGGCTACCTCAACCTCTTCCTCGCGGCGATGCTGCTGCTCGTCCTCGCCGACAACTACCTCCTGCTGTACGTCGGCTGGGAGGGCGTCGGCCTCGCCTCGTACCTCCTCATCGGCTTCTGGCAGCACAAGCCGAGCGCGGCCACCGCCGCCAAGAAGGCGTTCCTGGTCAACCGGGTCGGCGACATGGGCCTGTCCATCGCGATCATGCTGATGTTCACGACGTTCGGGACCTTCGCCTTCGGCCCGGTGCTCGCCGCCACCGGCGACACCTCCGAGGGCAGGCTGACCGCCATCGGGCTGATGCTGCTGCTGGCCGCCTGCGGCAAGTCGGCGCAGGTGCCGCTGCAGTCCTGGCTCGGCGACGCGATGGAGGGCCCGACCCCGGTCTCGGCCCTGATCCACGCCGCCACGATGGTCACCGCCGGCGTGTATCTGATCACCCGCTCCGGGGCGATCTTCAACGCCGCGCCGACCGCCCAGCTGGCGGTCGTCGTGGTCGGCGCGGTCACCCTGCTCTTCGGTGCGATCGTCGGTTGCGCCAAGGACGACATCAAGAAGGCGCTGGCCGGCTCGACGATGTCGCAGATCGGCTACATGATCCTCGCGGCCGGCCTCGGCCCGATCGGCTACGCCTTCGCGATCATGCATCTGGTCACCCACGGCTTCTTCAAGGCGGGCCTCTTCCTCGGCGCCGGTTCCGTGATGCACGGCATGAACGACGAGGTGGACATGCGCCGTTACGGCGGCCTGCGCACCTACATGCCGGTCACCTTCCTCACCTTCGGCCTCGGCTATCTGGCGATCATCGGCTTCCCCGGGCTGTCCGGCTTCTTCTCCAAGGACAAGATCATCGAGGCGGCGTTCGCCAAGGGCGGCACCGAGGGCTGGATCCTCGGCGGCGCGGCCCTGCTGGGCGCGGCGATCACCGCGTTCTACATGACGCGGGTGATGCTGATGACGTTCTTCGGCGAGAAACGCTGGAACCCCGACGAGGTCCATCCGCACGAGTCGCCGAAGGTCATGACCCTCCCGATGGTCGTGCTGGCCGTCGGATCGGTCTTCGCGGGCGGGCTGTTCAGCGTCAACGAGTCCTTCGTGAAGTGGCTGGAGCCGGTCACCTCGTTCGCACACGGCCACTCCCCGGTCAGCGCCACCACGGTCACCGCCTCGACGATCGTGGTGCTGCTCCTGGGCGTCGGCGTCGCCTGGATGATGTACGGCCGCAAGCCCGTTCCGGCGCTGGCCCCGCGGGGCTCGCTGCTGACCCGGGCCGCCCGCCGCGACCTGCTCCAGGACGACTTCAACCACGTCGTCTTCGTGCGTGGCGGTGAACACCTCACCGACACGCTCGTCCAGGTCGACCGCTCCCTGGTCGACGGCGCGGTCAACGGCACCGCGGCCTCCATGGGCGGACTCTCCGGCCTGCTGCGCCGGCTGCAGACCGGGTTCGTCCGTTCGTACGCGGTCCAGATGCTGGGCGGGGCCGCCGTTCTCGTCGCCGCGACCCTGCTGATGAGGGGTGTCTGA
- a CDS encoding NADH-quinone oxidoreductase subunit J, with translation MTGLAAAASTTSTGEAVQFWILGIVAVSGALCTILMKRAVHSALSLAGTMIVLAVFYLANGAYFLGVVQIVVYTGAIMMLFLFVVMLVGVTAADSLKETLKGQRWLAAGLGLGFGVLLIAGIGNASLKEFDGLGEANAGGNVQGLAALIFTKYVFAFEITGALLITAAVGAMVLTHRERTERAKSQREQSEARVREGKQVPPLPAPGVYARHNAVDIPGLLPDGTTSDLSVSPTLRERGQVRDVSGESLAELKALEERSENWLGRGSDEPRPSSSGGVAPKEHKEGAKK, from the coding sequence ATGACCGGCCTCGCCGCCGCGGCCTCCACGACCTCCACCGGAGAGGCCGTGCAGTTCTGGATCCTGGGCATCGTCGCCGTCAGCGGCGCGCTGTGCACGATCCTGATGAAGCGGGCCGTGCACAGCGCCCTCTCGCTCGCCGGGACCATGATCGTCCTGGCGGTCTTCTACCTGGCCAACGGCGCGTACTTCCTCGGCGTCGTCCAGATCGTCGTCTACACGGGCGCGATCATGATGCTCTTCCTGTTCGTCGTGATGCTGGTGGGCGTCACCGCGGCGGACTCCCTCAAGGAGACACTCAAGGGCCAGCGCTGGCTCGCCGCCGGGCTGGGCCTCGGCTTCGGCGTCCTGCTGATCGCCGGCATCGGCAACGCCTCGCTCAAGGAGTTCGACGGCCTGGGCGAGGCCAACGCCGGCGGCAACGTGCAGGGCCTGGCCGCGCTCATCTTCACCAAGTACGTCTTCGCCTTCGAGATCACCGGCGCCCTGCTGATCACGGCGGCCGTCGGCGCGATGGTGCTTACCCACCGGGAGCGCACCGAGCGCGCCAAGTCCCAGCGCGAGCAGTCCGAGGCCCGCGTCCGCGAGGGCAAGCAGGTGCCGCCGCTGCCCGCCCCGGGCGTCTACGCCCGGCACAACGCCGTCGACATCCCGGGCCTGCTGCCCGATGGCACCACGTCCGACCTCAGCGTCAGCCCGACGCTGCGGGAGCGCGGCCAGGTCCGCGACGTCTCCGGCGAGTCGCTCGCCGAGCTGAAGGCGCTGGAGGAGCGCTCCGAGAACTGGCTGGGCCGGGGTTCCGACGAGCCCCGGCCCTCGTCGTCCGGGGGCGTGGCGCCGAAGGAGCACAAGGAGGGGGCCAAGAAATGA
- a CDS encoding NADH-quinone oxidoreductase subunit M, whose amino-acid sequence MSFPLLTAVAAVPAVGAIATAALPAAKRTAAKWLALLFSLATFALALVVAFRFDPGAEGPFQLTESHAWISDFGVRYELGVDGIAVALIALTTLLIPFVILAGWHDADPLEEATPNRRWRPTQGFFALILAVEAMVVLSFEATDVFLFYLFFEAMLIPMYFLIGGFGDRAGAGGEEQAASRRSYAAVKFLLYNLVGGLIMLAAVIGLYAVTADQLGTGTFSLQQIVEARAAGKLDIATGTERLLFLGFFFAFAVKAPLWPLHTWLPGAMGESTSPVAVLITAVVDKVGTFAMLRFCLQLFPEASSWATPVILVLALISVLYGALLAVAQRDIKRLIAYASISHFGFIIMGIFAMTSQGQGGATLYMVNHGISTAALMLVAGFLISRRGSRLIADFGGVQKVAPVLAGTFLVGGLATLSLPGLAPFVSEFLVLVGTFSRYPVIGIIATLGIVLAALYVLVLYQRTMTGPVKAEVKTMPDLRVRELVVVAPLIVLLLFLGVYPKPLTDLVNPAVDHTLSVVDKKDPKPPVQVDAVPGGGRGGHAVHDQDVEAAK is encoded by the coding sequence ATGTCGTTTCCCCTGCTGACGGCGGTGGCCGCGGTGCCGGCGGTCGGTGCGATCGCCACCGCCGCGCTGCCCGCCGCCAAGCGCACCGCGGCCAAGTGGCTCGCGCTGCTGTTCTCGCTGGCCACCTTCGCGCTGGCGCTGGTGGTCGCGTTCCGCTTCGACCCGGGGGCCGAGGGCCCCTTCCAGCTCACCGAGTCGCACGCCTGGATCAGCGACTTCGGCGTCCGCTACGAACTCGGCGTGGACGGCATCGCCGTCGCCCTGATCGCGCTGACCACCCTGCTGATCCCGTTCGTCATCCTGGCCGGCTGGCACGACGCCGACCCCCTGGAGGAGGCCACGCCCAACCGGCGCTGGCGGCCCACCCAGGGCTTCTTCGCGCTGATCCTGGCCGTCGAGGCGATGGTGGTCCTCTCCTTCGAGGCCACCGACGTCTTCCTCTTCTACCTCTTCTTCGAAGCCATGCTGATCCCGATGTACTTCCTCATCGGCGGCTTCGGGGACCGGGCGGGCGCCGGCGGCGAGGAGCAGGCCGCGAGCCGGCGGTCGTACGCCGCGGTGAAGTTCCTGCTCTACAACCTCGTCGGCGGGCTGATCATGCTGGCCGCGGTGATCGGGCTGTACGCCGTCACCGCCGACCAGCTCGGCACCGGCACCTTCTCGCTGCAGCAGATCGTCGAGGCGCGGGCGGCCGGCAAGCTGGACATCGCCACCGGCACCGAACGGCTGCTGTTCCTCGGCTTCTTCTTCGCCTTCGCGGTGAAGGCGCCGCTGTGGCCGCTGCACACCTGGCTGCCGGGCGCCATGGGCGAGTCGACGTCGCCGGTCGCGGTGCTGATCACCGCGGTGGTCGACAAGGTCGGCACGTTCGCGATGCTCCGCTTCTGCCTCCAGCTCTTCCCCGAGGCCAGCAGCTGGGCCACCCCGGTCATCCTGGTCCTCGCGCTGATCAGCGTGCTGTACGGCGCGCTGCTGGCGGTCGCCCAGCGGGACATCAAGCGTCTGATCGCCTACGCCTCGATCTCCCACTTCGGCTTCATCATCATGGGCATCTTCGCGATGACGTCCCAGGGCCAGGGCGGCGCGACGCTCTACATGGTCAACCACGGCATCTCGACCGCCGCGCTGATGCTGGTGGCCGGCTTCCTGATCAGCCGCCGCGGCTCGCGCCTGATCGCGGACTTCGGCGGCGTCCAGAAGGTCGCCCCGGTCCTCGCCGGCACGTTCCTCGTCGGCGGTCTCGCCACCCTCTCGCTGCCCGGCCTGGCGCCGTTCGTCAGCGAGTTCCTGGTCCTGGTCGGCACCTTCAGCCGCTATCCGGTGATCGGCATCATCGCCACCCTCGGCATCGTCCTCGCCGCGCTGTACGTCCTCGTCCTCTACCAGCGGACGATGACCGGGCCGGTGAAGGCGGAGGTGAAGACCATGCCGGACCTCCGGGTGCGGGAGCTGGTGGTGGTCGCGCCGCTGATCGTGCTCCTGCTCTTCCTCGGGGTGTACCCCAAGCCGCTCACCGACCTCGTCAACCCGGCGGTCGACCACACCCTGTCCGTCGTGGACAAGAAGGACCCCAAGCCCCCTGTGCAGGTGGACGCCGTGCCCGGTGGAGGCCGGGGCGGGCATGCCGTGCACGATCAAGACGTGGAGGCCGCGAAGTGA